The following coding sequences are from one Lipingzhangella halophila window:
- a CDS encoding NAD-dependent malic enzyme: MATLPSVSYSITVRLELDGHGTAVGSLTNAVEHVGGVITALDVAAAGHERIRIDVTCAARDTDHAQSIVDALGALEGVVVHKVSDRTFLMHLGGKIEMQSKVSLRNRDELSMAYTPGVARVSQAIAANPEDARRLTIKRNSVAVVTDGSAVLGLGNVGPEAAMPVMEGKAALFKRFADIDAWPIALDTQDVDEIVRTVQVLAPGFGGINLEDISAPRCFEVEERLRELVDIPVFHDDQHGTAIVVLAALKNALRVVEKDLSEVRIAMSGAGAAGTAILKLLMHAGAKDVIVCDIHGAVHEGRDGLDSNLGWIAANTNPAGYSGDLKGAVAGADVFIGVSAPNVLGGADIAEMNEGAIIFALANPDPEVDPEVAHLHASVVATGRSDYPNQINNVLVFPGFFRGLLDSQSHKVDADMMVAAAKALADVVTGDEIGPHYIIPSVFHTDLAQQVASAVRNVVVREQAGRGAAGR; encoded by the coding sequence GTGGCCACCCTTCCGAGCGTGTCCTATTCCATAACGGTTCGTCTGGAGCTGGACGGGCATGGCACCGCTGTCGGCAGCCTGACCAACGCCGTCGAGCACGTGGGCGGCGTCATCACCGCACTCGACGTGGCCGCCGCCGGGCACGAGCGGATCCGGATCGACGTCACGTGCGCCGCACGCGACACCGACCACGCGCAGTCCATCGTCGACGCCCTGGGAGCGCTTGAGGGTGTCGTCGTGCACAAGGTCAGTGACCGCACCTTCCTGATGCACCTCGGCGGCAAGATCGAGATGCAGTCGAAGGTGTCACTGCGCAACCGGGACGAGCTGTCCATGGCCTACACCCCGGGTGTCGCGCGGGTGTCCCAGGCCATCGCGGCGAACCCCGAGGACGCGCGCCGCCTGACCATCAAGCGCAACAGTGTGGCCGTTGTCACCGACGGCTCCGCGGTGCTGGGGCTGGGCAACGTCGGCCCCGAAGCCGCCATGCCCGTCATGGAGGGCAAGGCGGCGCTGTTCAAACGCTTCGCCGACATCGACGCCTGGCCGATCGCCCTGGACACCCAGGACGTGGACGAGATCGTGCGCACGGTCCAGGTGCTCGCACCGGGCTTCGGCGGCATCAACCTGGAGGACATATCCGCCCCGCGCTGCTTCGAGGTCGAGGAGCGGCTGCGTGAGCTCGTGGACATCCCGGTGTTCCACGACGACCAGCACGGGACCGCGATCGTTGTGCTCGCGGCCCTGAAGAACGCGCTGCGTGTGGTCGAGAAGGACCTGAGCGAGGTGCGCATCGCCATGTCGGGCGCGGGCGCGGCGGGCACCGCGATCCTGAAGCTGCTGATGCACGCCGGTGCCAAGGACGTCATCGTCTGCGACATCCACGGGGCCGTCCACGAGGGGCGCGACGGTCTGGACAGCAACCTCGGCTGGATCGCCGCGAACACCAACCCGGCAGGCTACAGCGGCGATCTCAAGGGGGCGGTGGCCGGCGCCGACGTCTTCATCGGCGTCTCTGCGCCGAACGTGCTCGGCGGTGCGGACATCGCCGAGATGAACGAGGGCGCGATCATCTTCGCGCTGGCCAACCCCGATCCCGAGGTCGACCCCGAGGTTGCCCATCTGCACGCGTCCGTTGTGGCCACCGGGCGCAGCGACTACCCGAACCAGATCAACAACGTTCTGGTGTTCCCCGGGTTCTTCCGCGGCCTGCTCGACTCGCAGAGCCACAAGGTGGACGCCGACATGATGGTGGCCGCCGCCAAAGCGCTCGCCGACGTCGTCACCGGGGACGAGATCGGACCGCACTACATCATCCCGAGCGTGTTCCACACCGACCTGGCCCAGCAGGTGGCCTCGGCGGTGCGCAACGTCGTGGTGCGGGAACAGGCCGGGCGGGGCGCCGCTGGCCGGTAG
- a CDS encoding cytidylate kinase-like family protein, with translation MTYVVTISATYGAGGSAIGRSVAERLDVPFVDRAVPNEVAREIGCRLEDVLEHDDRAPAGFDRLLASAAKLPSVTLGSVDASFVGATDADGRLLFDEEFVEHTERVIRKVASIGGVILGRAAAIVLADHEHALHVRLDGARERRLAQAATMREAVRDEAPATGDDAPAQEAAAWQPPTMRELDDNDRARAAYVRRFYRVNAEDPRHYHLVLDSTAISRETCADLIGRLAAERAGTGK, from the coding sequence ATGACCTACGTGGTGACGATTTCCGCGACCTACGGAGCCGGCGGGAGCGCCATAGGGCGCTCCGTGGCCGAGCGACTGGACGTCCCCTTCGTCGACCGGGCTGTCCCGAACGAGGTGGCCCGGGAGATCGGGTGCCGGCTCGAGGACGTGCTGGAGCACGACGACCGCGCCCCAGCGGGCTTCGACCGGCTGCTCGCCAGCGCCGCCAAACTGCCCAGCGTCACGCTGGGCAGCGTCGACGCCTCGTTCGTCGGCGCGACCGACGCCGACGGCCGGCTGCTCTTCGACGAGGAGTTCGTGGAGCACACCGAGCGCGTGATCCGAAAGGTCGCCTCCATCGGGGGCGTCATCCTGGGGCGCGCCGCGGCCATCGTGCTCGCCGACCACGAGCACGCCCTGCACGTGCGCCTCGACGGAGCCAGGGAGCGCCGCCTCGCCCAGGCGGCCACCATGCGCGAGGCGGTCCGCGACGAGGCTCCGGCCACCGGGGACGACGCCCCCGCCCAGGAGGCGGCCGCCTGGCAGCCGCCGACGATGCGGGAGCTCGACGACAACGACCGGGCCCGCGCCGCCTACGTGCGGCGGTTCTACCGGGTGAACGCCGAGGATCCGCGGCACTACCACCTGGTGCTCGACTCCACCGCGATCAGCCGGGAGACATGTGCCGACCTGATCGGACGGCTCGCCGCGGAACGTGCGGGCACCGGTAAATAA
- a CDS encoding tetratricopeptide repeat protein — MQPSDYSTQSAVDLGARKAALEREAKREAEASSGKANPYALDADEQNFQNDVLERSMNVPVVLAVLATWSEQAKQVESALDSLCAQAGGQWYVAKVDTDASPQLAQALRASTVPMVAMVIGGQVVPGPTGAATQDQLREWLTQIFDGLRQQGVLPENYTGLGPPDAETQAGDEAGDQQEQQEPAGDPLDAEAQEALQRGDFEAAEAVYAKALEGDPKNENARMKLAQIRLVGRVRELEAESARRDAAERPDDVDAQIKVADIDMYGGKFEDAFDRLIATVRRTRDEDRDRAREHLLHLFDALPSGDSRVAKARRGLTSALF; from the coding sequence ATGCAGCCTTCGGACTACTCCACGCAGAGCGCGGTCGACCTCGGAGCTCGCAAGGCGGCCTTGGAACGCGAGGCCAAGCGCGAGGCCGAGGCGTCGTCCGGCAAAGCCAACCCGTACGCGCTCGATGCCGACGAGCAGAACTTCCAGAATGACGTTCTCGAACGCTCAATGAACGTCCCTGTCGTCCTTGCGGTGCTGGCCACCTGGTCTGAGCAGGCCAAGCAGGTCGAGTCCGCCCTCGACTCGCTGTGCGCCCAGGCGGGTGGCCAGTGGTACGTCGCCAAGGTCGACACAGACGCCAGCCCGCAGCTCGCCCAGGCGCTGCGTGCCTCGACCGTTCCCATGGTCGCCATGGTCATCGGCGGCCAGGTCGTCCCCGGCCCCACCGGTGCGGCCACCCAGGACCAGTTGCGTGAATGGCTCACGCAGATCTTCGACGGGCTGCGCCAGCAGGGCGTACTGCCGGAGAACTACACCGGGCTGGGCCCGCCGGACGCCGAAACGCAGGCGGGCGACGAAGCCGGTGACCAGCAGGAGCAGCAGGAACCGGCGGGCGACCCGTTGGACGCCGAAGCGCAGGAGGCGCTGCAGCGCGGCGACTTCGAAGCCGCCGAGGCGGTCTACGCCAAGGCCCTGGAGGGCGACCCGAAGAACGAGAACGCCCGGATGAAGCTGGCGCAGATCCGCCTGGTGGGCCGGGTGCGGGAGCTCGAGGCCGAATCCGCGCGGCGCGACGCCGCCGAGCGTCCCGATGACGTCGACGCCCAGATCAAGGTCGCCGATATCGACATGTACGGCGGCAAGTTCGAGGACGCCTTCGACCGGCTGATCGCGACCGTGCGCCGCACCCGCGACGAGGACCGCGACCGGGCGCGGGAGCACCTGTTGCACCTGTTCGACGCGCTCCCTTCGGGCGACTCCCGCGTGGCCAAGGCGCGGCGCGGCCTGACCTCGGCGCTGTTCTAG
- a CDS encoding acyl-CoA mutase large subunit family protein, translated as MAENIEAGRVRWQARYEAARKRDADFTTLSGQQVEPVYGPPEGAEYPGFDRIGWPGEFPFTRGLYSTGYRGRTWTIRQFAGFGNAKQTNERYRMILESGGGGLSVAFDMPTLMGYDSDDPQALGEVGHCGVAVDSVADMDTLFDSIPLGATTTSMTISGPAVPVFCMYLAAAERQGQDISLLNGTLQTDIFKEYIAQKEWLYPPRPHLRLIGDLMEYCAERIPAFKPLSVSGYHIREAGATAAQELAFTLADGFGYVELGLSRGLDVDTFAPGLSFFFDAHLDFFEEIAKFRAARRIWARWMRDRYGATTEKAQWLRFHTQTAGVSLTAQQPHNNVVRTALEALSAVLGGTNSLHTNALDETLALPTEQSAEIALRTQQVIMEETGVVNVADPLGGSWYLEALTDRIEAEAERIFEQILRMGGGADAEHEIGPMTSGILAGIDNGWFSSEIAESAFQYQQALEKDEKRIVGVNCHTSTVSGELEILRISHEVEREQRAALADRRANRDQAAVDAALDRLLAATRAPERSGNLIPVILDAARADATLGEICRTMGEEFGGYVEAPRF; from the coding sequence ATGGCTGAGAATATCGAGGCGGGCCGGGTCCGCTGGCAAGCCCGGTACGAGGCGGCCCGCAAGCGCGACGCCGACTTCACGACCCTCTCCGGACAGCAGGTCGAGCCCGTCTACGGCCCACCCGAGGGCGCCGAGTACCCGGGGTTCGACCGCATCGGCTGGCCCGGCGAGTTCCCGTTCACCCGCGGGCTGTACTCCACGGGATACCGCGGTCGGACCTGGACGATCCGCCAGTTCGCGGGATTCGGCAACGCGAAGCAGACCAACGAGCGCTACCGGATGATCCTGGAGTCCGGGGGAGGCGGGCTGTCCGTCGCCTTCGACATGCCGACCCTCATGGGCTACGACTCCGACGACCCCCAGGCCCTGGGCGAGGTGGGGCACTGCGGCGTGGCGGTCGACTCCGTGGCCGACATGGACACCCTGTTCGACTCCATCCCGCTCGGCGCCACCACCACCTCGATGACCATCAGCGGCCCGGCCGTACCGGTGTTCTGCATGTACCTCGCCGCCGCCGAGCGCCAGGGCCAGGACATCTCCCTGCTCAACGGCACCCTGCAGACCGACATCTTCAAGGAGTACATCGCCCAGAAGGAGTGGCTGTACCCGCCCAGGCCGCACCTGCGGCTGATCGGCGACCTCATGGAGTACTGCGCCGAGCGGATCCCGGCGTTCAAGCCGCTGTCGGTCTCCGGGTACCACATCCGCGAAGCGGGGGCGACGGCCGCCCAGGAGCTCGCCTTCACCCTCGCTGACGGGTTCGGCTACGTCGAGCTCGGCCTGTCGCGCGGGCTCGACGTCGACACGTTCGCGCCGGGCCTGTCCTTCTTCTTCGACGCCCACCTCGACTTCTTCGAGGAGATCGCCAAGTTCCGGGCGGCCCGCCGCATCTGGGCCCGCTGGATGCGCGACCGCTACGGCGCCACCACGGAGAAGGCGCAGTGGCTGCGCTTCCACACCCAGACCGCGGGCGTCTCGCTCACCGCGCAGCAGCCCCACAACAACGTGGTCCGCACCGCCCTCGAAGCCCTCTCCGCGGTGCTCGGCGGAACGAACTCGCTGCACACCAACGCCCTCGACGAGACCCTCGCGCTGCCCACAGAGCAGTCCGCCGAGATCGCCCTGCGCACCCAGCAGGTGATCATGGAGGAGACCGGGGTGGTCAACGTGGCCGATCCCCTCGGCGGCTCGTGGTACCTGGAGGCCCTCACCGACCGGATCGAGGCCGAGGCCGAGCGGATCTTCGAGCAGATCCTGCGCATGGGGGGCGGCGCGGACGCGGAGCACGAGATCGGCCCGATGACCTCGGGCATCCTCGCCGGAATCGACAACGGGTGGTTCAGCTCCGAGATCGCGGAGTCGGCCTTCCAGTACCAGCAGGCGCTGGAGAAGGACGAGAAGCGCATCGTCGGCGTGAACTGCCACACCAGCACCGTCTCGGGCGAGCTGGAGATCCTGCGGATCAGCCACGAGGTGGAGCGGGAACAGCGCGCGGCGCTCGCCGACCGCCGGGCCAACCGCGATCAGGCGGCGGTCGACGCCGCTCTGGACCGCCTGCTGGCCGCCACTCGCGCTCCGGAACGCAGCGGCAACCTGATACCGGTGATCCTGGACGCCGCCCGCGCCGATGCCACCCTCGGTGAGATCTGCCGGACGATGGGTGAGGAATTCGGGGGCTACGTGGAGGCTCCGCGGTTCTGA
- a CDS encoding MarR family winged helix-turn-helix transcriptional regulator, translated as MGNPLNLPFDPIERAHENWTRRWGASPAMAAVTSIMRAQQILIGQLDNALKPYELTFARYEALVLLTFSATGQVPLGKIGERLMVHPTSVTNTIDRLERQGLVRRRPNPNDGRGTLAEITDSGREVVEHATRDLLAMEFGLDCYDDDELWQIHTLFAKLRVNFGDFPGGPDTMREPTEK; from the coding sequence GTGGGAAACCCGCTGAATCTACCCTTTGACCCGATCGAACGTGCCCATGAGAACTGGACTCGCAGGTGGGGCGCGTCGCCGGCGATGGCCGCGGTGACCTCGATCATGCGGGCGCAGCAGATCCTCATCGGCCAGCTCGACAACGCGCTCAAGCCCTACGAGCTGACGTTCGCGCGCTACGAGGCGCTGGTGCTGCTGACCTTCAGCGCCACGGGGCAGGTACCGCTCGGCAAGATCGGGGAGCGCCTCATGGTCCACCCCACGAGCGTGACCAACACGATCGACCGGCTGGAGCGCCAGGGGCTGGTCCGGCGCAGGCCCAACCCGAATGACGGCCGGGGAACCCTCGCCGAGATCACCGACTCCGGGCGGGAGGTCGTCGAGCACGCCACCCGCGACCTGCTGGCCATGGAGTTCGGTCTTGACTGCTACGACGACGACGAGCTGTGGCAGATCCACACGCTGTTCGCGAAGCTGCGGGTGAACTTCGGGGACTTCCCCGGCGGGCCGGACACGATGCGGGAGCCTACCGAAAAATAG
- the meaB gene encoding methylmalonyl Co-A mutase-associated GTPase MeaB — translation MGTNAADLVARTLRGDRRAVARAISLVEDAAPELREIMAGLAPRTGRARFVGLTGSPGVGKSTTTSALVTALRERGESVGVLAVDPSSPFTGGALLGDRVRMQEHATDSGVFIRSMASRGHLGGLSWATPHALRVLDAAGFDVILVETVGVGQAEVDIARHADSTVVLCAPGMGDSVQAAKAGVLEVADVFVVNKADREGARATVRELRQMVSQAERGPDEWRPPIVSTVAASGTGIGELVQRLDEHLAHLRASGELDRRRHARAREEIEAIVLHALRERVGDVHGHAALDKLAGEVAAGSGDPYSAAGTLLAALDQ, via the coding sequence ATGGGCACCAATGCCGCCGATCTGGTCGCCCGCACGCTGCGGGGCGACCGCCGCGCCGTCGCTCGCGCGATCTCGCTGGTCGAGGACGCCGCGCCGGAGCTGCGCGAGATCATGGCCGGGCTCGCCCCGCGGACCGGCCGGGCCCGGTTCGTCGGGCTCACCGGCTCGCCCGGTGTCGGTAAGTCGACCACGACCAGCGCGCTGGTGACGGCCCTGCGCGAACGCGGCGAGAGTGTCGGGGTGCTCGCGGTCGACCCGTCGTCCCCGTTCACCGGTGGGGCGCTACTCGGCGACCGGGTCCGGATGCAGGAACACGCCACTGACAGCGGCGTGTTCATCCGCTCCATGGCCAGCCGGGGGCACCTGGGCGGGCTGTCGTGGGCGACCCCGCACGCCCTGCGGGTGCTGGACGCCGCGGGGTTCGACGTCATCCTGGTGGAGACGGTCGGAGTCGGCCAGGCCGAGGTCGACATCGCCCGGCACGCCGACAGCACGGTCGTGCTGTGCGCCCCGGGTATGGGCGACAGCGTCCAGGCGGCCAAGGCCGGGGTGTTGGAGGTCGCCGACGTCTTCGTGGTGAACAAGGCCGACCGCGAGGGCGCCCGTGCGACCGTGCGCGAGCTGCGCCAGATGGTGTCCCAGGCCGAGCGCGGCCCCGACGAGTGGCGGCCACCGATCGTGAGCACCGTGGCCGCCTCGGGCACGGGGATTGGCGAGCTGGTGCAGCGCCTCGACGAGCACCTCGCGCACCTGCGCGCCTCCGGTGAGCTCGACCGGCGCCGGCACGCACGGGCGCGTGAGGAGATCGAGGCGATCGTGCTGCACGCACTCCGCGAACGTGTCGGTGACGTGCACGGTCACGCGGCGCTGGACAAGCTGGCCGGCGAGGTCGCCGCGGGCAGTGGGGATCCCTACAGTGCGGCCGGCACCCTGCTGGCGGCGCTCGACCAGTAA